The DNA window TGGTCCCCTAACAGTAGAGAgaataaaaaaggttaaatgatCATGATCAAGAGAATATTAAATCCTATGATTCTGCATTTCGTTTCCGTTAATGAAAAAGTTTCTGAAACTCTGGAACTTTATATTTTGAAGCTATTCTATTCCAgagtttccgtttccgtgcaagATAGACTTACAGTAAGTATAGTTTTTACCTTATTCTCTGTCAAGACATGATGGATACTTTCAGCTGTCCACAATCTGGAATTTTTGCCAGGATTTTCACCAGATTCTTGCCGAACAATATCACGACCCATTTCTTGAAACAAATCATGCATATCCAACTTGTTATCGACTATAGCTATCAGACTCTTATCGACAAGCCGACTTATTCCTGTGCTTGGAAAAAAATCACAAGCATTAAGAATACTTGTAACAGAATCCACATCAGATCCTTTAAAGAAACAAGCTATGTCAAGAAATATATCCTTATCAACCCAATCCAGTTCATCATAACTTATTCTCAAAACTTGCTGAATTTCCAAATTAGAAGATTCTTCTAGTTTCTCTAATGTTCTTGTCCATTCTTCTGATTGCTTGTTAGACAAGAAAGAACCCAAAACATTGAGAGCTAAAGGAACACCTTTAGTAGAATTCACAACTCTTTTTGACAACTCTATATAATCTTCAGTAGGATGATTTTTTCTGAAAACTTTGAGGCTAAAAAGCTGAAGAGCTTCATAGTaatttagtccttgaacttCGTAAATTTCGTCGGCTGTATTGACAAGAACTTGTTTATCTCTGCTTGTTATAATTACTCTACTCCCTGAACCAAACCAATTATGATTCTCAGATAAAATTGGCAGTTGTTCTTCACTACTAACATCATCAAGAACAATGAGAACTCTTTTTCGTCGCAGTCGATTCAAAATGAATCTTGGCAGTACACTATGCATTCCTAATTGTAAATTCTCATCTTCTAAAATGTTTGAAATAATTTCATTTCGTAAGCGAACAACAGTACGTTTCTCTGATTGTTCTCTGACATTTGCAACAAAATAAGCAGCATCAAAGTCATTTGAGATTTGATTAAACAAAAATCTGGCAGTGGTAGTCTTACCAATACCACCCATACCCCAAATTCCTAAAAACAGAACATTGGTGGACTTCAAATCTAGTAACGATTGAATTTGATGAACGCGATAATCAATTCCGACTAGTCCATTAGAATTAATTGAGGATTTTTGATTCCATTTCTTCAAAATGGCGTTAGAGACATCCTCAGTTAGCTTGTGATCATCAGGCCTAGAAAATATGATGCAGATTATTAAGTACTTGAAATGATAGAAAAGTCTGAAAACAAATTAACTTGTTTATAAGGAAAATTTTCGAGTCTTATGTTTTAGCATTTCGTTTCCTTTTCTAGAAAGacttctataactccaaactcTACAAATTAAGAGGCAAGAAAGGTTTATTTTACCAATCCAACTTAACACAACATATCAAAAGAGTCTAAGTTCgcaattttagataaaaaaactTAATCTTACTCAAAATTAACAAGTTGTGTGTATTTTATCCAAACCGTGAATTTAaactcttttgatcttttacGTTTTGGGCGAAATAAACCTTTATTGAATTATCATTTCCAAGCATATCTTTTAGAATTAGAATTACTAGCACAAATGAATTACCAGTCTCTAGAATTCCAGCCCTCAAAGGCCAATCTAGTGAGTGCTTCTCTCCATTTCGGTACCTTGTCCAACACGGAACAATCATTTTCATACTCAGCAAATGCTTCTGCAATGAAACCAGTTTGATCTTTGACCTGTAATGGATCCACATTAaagaaaattggaaaaacagaTTGACCCTTTAATTCCTTACATTCGATGATCTTCACAAGCTCATCCAAACACCAGCTTGAAGAAACGTAATTCTCTGATATGATAACAACTGCAAATGTTGAACATTCAATGGCTGTCAAAAACTCGGATGGAATTGATTTCGCTATGTCAGATTTTCGATTATCTTTGAAGCAGATGAGTCCTTTGCGTTCCAGATCTTTGAAGAGACGTGTTGCGAAAGATTTACGGGTTTCTTCTTTCGTGAAGCTCAAGAAAACATGGTAATGAACTGGAGAAGAAGGAAATGAATTTTCAACTGTAGAAGCCATGTGCAGGCGCAAGAAAAAAAATGGGGATTTGATCAGTGAGAAAAGGATTTGATTAATAGCAAGAAAACGTTGAAACTAAGGGTGTAGCTGAGCGACTGAGTCGAGCGAACTCGCGAACTTTTCAGAATTGACTTGAAAATGATTCGATTAATATCGAGTTAGAGCTACTCGAGTTATAATTATATATCGAGTTGAGTTTGAGCATTAAAATATTTGACTcgatacgtttacaaaccaaaTAGCTTTAGTTAATTTACTCTTTTTACCCGCTTTAAAGTTGAAATCCTAAATTAAAACTCGACTGAGTTCGAATAGAGTATTggtttttagaatttaaagtCGAATAGATTTCGAACTTATTCTGTTTCAACTCAACTCGACTTGATTACATCCCACTTGAAGCAATGGACCtagttttttcatatttttttaaactaatataTATGAGCTGGTAAATTCATCTCGAGACAGCAATGCTGTTTTTTATGTGCAATTTGGAATATAATAAAAAGATAGAATTTTATGCACTATAATCCATCACACAGcaagaaaaaatcaaatcagAGAAGCAGATTTTTTTAAGTGCTTGGATGGCTAGTGGACGATTCTGAAGGAGACTTGTCGAGTATTATTGACAAAAAGTCAAATCATGGAAAACTGCCATCTTTGTGTTCTGGGGCATTGTTACCCATGTACATGAAatattcataaatttaatattaaatgttcaaaaatataaaattagagaaaaatagattaaaatgttTTAAGTTTACTTACATCtttggccatgtttggttcatggaatagaataCCTTAAGAATAGAATGATTATTCCTTTGGAATAGAATACCTTGAAATAGAATGCTAATTCAATTCCTTGATTTGGTTCATGATGTAGAATAACTATTCTTATTCCTATTCCATGATTTGGTTCATCAAAAATAACATGTGGAATAAGTATGTCTATTTGTAAATGACGATAATATCCAAAACTAATATAATCATTAACACCATGTTTAGTTAAAGAGATTTTCCATTTTTTCAAGaaccaattaaaataaaattagtaagtGTCagctattttttttctaaaattatttgattaaataatataatgaaCTTTTAACATTAATTCGCAAATAATATCtttcaattatattaatttcAACATGATACTTgtactttttacctttttatttttagattataaaacaaaagattagaaaatggagataaaattgaaaataaaaaattgaaaatgtaaattatttttaataactaaacaacccctaaatttttatatactggttaaaatcaaaactatttGTGAGATAATAAcacaatttaaaaatcaaattcatGGGACTTCTAATATCTTATCACCGCAGCATTAGGtagttttgaaacaaaatcataCAACTTGCAATTAACATTTCTCGTTTTGCAACACTAACCATAcgataaaaatattgaaaatagaGCAACCTCAcaatcaaaacattaaaaatatcgGAAATGCTCCACCGATAACTTCATCAATTTTTGCCGGAACAATCACATACTGActcacaaacaaaaaaaaactctctATATAATGTTTCCTCAAAGTATAGGTTCAATGTAACTAAAATAATGGCAAGCATCGGAAACCTTCCATTGTTACGCTTGCACTGTTGGATTGCACATATCccctattaaaaacaaaatcagatCATATAGAAATagaacatttaaaaaaattgcaataaCCAAACAATTATTCCGAGAGAAACTTACATATTTCCAATAAGAAGGGTTGATCAGCAAGAAATTCAATTAAAAGGAAGCATCCGCAAGAAATTCTTTCACCCATAGAAGTTTGTGCTCAACTGGAATACTGAAAAACACCAACATTTGGGTAGGATCCCTCGGAATTTTTCTTAAAGCAGCAAATTTCTCACTTAGCGTTAATCCTTCAATATCATTCAATACCCCAAACAATTGTTCGGCTTTTTCTTGAATAGTTAACTCGACTCCTAGGCTTTTGCTAATCTCCTTTCCAATCTCTTTCATTTCTTTACTCAACAAGATGGCTGCATTCATGATTGATTCGGCGGTGAATGATTCTGCAGAACtacctttcaatttttgtttctttgatGAAGCATTGTCACTCCTACCATTACCTTCATTCGTTCCTATAACAGAAGCTTCACTAGTGCCATGTGCCTCACTTCCAACTTCATTATCACCTCCACCGGTCTCTCCTATAGCTTGAATCTCTTCAAGTATGTCTTCAACTCCTTGAGCATTTTTTCCCGTTGCACGATCCTTTCCATAAATCATTGAGAACTCCTCAAAATACCATAGACTCCTTGTCATAAAAGGTGCAGCTTTCGGATGACtctgtaataaaaaaaaattcatcagaTTATAATCAGtagctatatatatattatatatcttctacaaaatcaattaaatttttgagtTGTTTTCTAGCGTTCTCTTTAAAATGGAAAGGCATTAAACAAAAAACCAATAAAACGCAAATTGATATTACAAAAtgaataaaatgaataaaaccaATACATACAGCCCAAACTCAACTCATTTTATCCTATATTACAAAATGATATATGCAAATTGTGGAAAATCTAAGCCCCTAAGCCATAATTAACAAGAGGATTATGTGTTTGGGGTATCTTCCACTAAGCAAAGTCCTCAAGTAATATAAGAGTAGCAGCACGTGATCTatgaaaaacaagaaaaattacAGTTTTTCACACTTGTATACAGTTAAGGCAGGCAAACAATGCAATAGCAAtgcaaaaatgtaaaaaaactacctaaattaattctaatttacTGCAGCGTTTTTCCACACAATCAAATTCCAAGAAAAGCATTTCAATATAATCACTACAAGTTTAATTCAATACatataaaatagttcttcattccAACATAAGTAGGACCTGCAAACTAAAGTAGagctgaaaaaaaaatgaacagaAAATATGAACATAAAGTAGAGATGAAACAGAaaccatattttatataataacagATTATAAATAAGTAAAGTATCCAGAAGTTTTTGTGTAACATTAGTTCCAACCTATTCTTTCTAACTACAAAGAATTAACAAACTAAAGAAGCAAGCAACAATCTTAATTCCTTGAAGCTTTCCATGTATTAAACATTTCATTAGCCAACTCCATTCTCATTGTTGTCCAAGCCTCGGATGGTTCAATTGCAATAATTGGATCATCTTCTATGACATTATTATCACTTGTCTCATTAATTTCAGCCTCAAATGGATCAAATTCATGCTCCATCCTAATGAAATTATGAAGCAAGCAACAAGCAATGATGATCCGATTATGAGTTCTTGCTGGATAGTGAGATGCGCATCTAAGAATACCCCACCGCAGTTTAAGTACTCCAAAACAACGCTCAATAACATTACGAGCAGCCGAGTGTTTCATATTGTAGAATTCTTCCGCACTTCTTGCATAACGACCTTCACGCCACTCACTTAAATGATATCTTTGTCCCCTAAATGGTGCAAGAAATCCCTCACTATTTGCATATCCGGCATCAACTAAGTAGTAGCAAcctaaaaccaaatattttatatcaatCCAAAAATACTTGCATgctatgtaatatatataattattatattcaattttatcaaaatcttacCATGTGGTACTTTAAGTCCATTTCTCCTACTTATAGCATCTCGAAGTACTCTGCCATCAGCCGCTGATCCTTCCCAACCAGGAAGGACATAAGTAAATTGCATGTCTGATGTACATGCTCCTAAAACATTTGTGGCAATATCTCCTTTACGCGATCGATATCTATTTCTATCCACCGCTAgcactttaatttttatatatgtccCATCCAAGGCTCCAAGAcaattcttaaaataaaaaaaattatctacattaaaatttatataaatctcTAAACACATAAgaatatataaaatgaatagTAGTATCTACCTTAAACCACTTCCATCGTTCATCGTCACAATTTTCAAGAACAGGCTtgggttttttaaataaatgacCTTGCAAACGCATAGTGGCATCCAACACCTTGTGAAAACATCGACTTACAGTCTCTCCTGACCTTTGAAAGTTAGTGAGGATAGTTCTATTTTTTTGATGATGTGAAAGGATGTGCAAAAACAGCCCTACTTGCTCATCCACAAGCATAAATCTTGTTGGTTTCAAGCCTCCAATATTTTCTAACATCtcacataatttataaaatgctCTTCTATTCATCCTTAATTCACTAGTGCAAGTAGTGTCCTTATTATGAACAAGTCTTCTAATATATTCTCGTTTTAGATACGAACTTACTTCATAAGTAACTTTAGGTTTGATCCTATGACTAGACAAAGCTACACCTGCCATGGTTAAAAACCAATTTGCAATTACATTCATTTGCAGCCATACAGTTAAAATAGCAACagttttctttctcttttctttatTACGAAGCAAACTCAATCGAGACATTACTGCAAAAAAGAGCAgtaaattagaaaattattcATCACTACACATGCCTTCTCTTTGATAACAAAGAGTTCGTCAATTCACATTTACTAAAAGTCATATTAAACTTTAGTAGTAGCAAAAACATAAGATAATATGAATAATACAGAATGCAATGAAGTACAGTAGCAGAAgcatgtaatattttttaattattcttcATACATGCATACATACGTTCAGCATAAATGTGAGATacatttcaaattcaaaaaattcTCATAATCAAACTACATTAGCTAATACCAACTTATATaacaaggaatagaaaatgatgTGAACTAATAATGAATTGCACTAAACTAAACAATATATGCACCCACCTCATTTAAGCAGGTACGAAGTAATAAACAAgtgtttctatttttttgtaCAATAAGTAAGAGAAGGGAATCAAACCGTAAGCAGAGAGTTCCTAAATTTCAATAGACAAATTTAATTGTTCTATACAAGTGTTATTCTAAATTGATAGTTTTAACTAATTACACTGCAAAGAGGTAATGCAAATCTCAGACTTGCCAGTCTTAAACATAagaataaacattttaaaataatttctctTAATTAGTTCCTGCAAACTATTGAATTGATCTAACcaatttatagcaatttattaGACAGATTAAAAACCAATTGCAATACCAACAAATCCCAAGAATGGTCATTAAGCTTTGATAAAACAAAAGGCAATACTTAACTGTAACTTGCGGCAAATTAATGCGAGGTAGATTAAGCCTAATGAACACACACATGTAATTTTCTACAAAGAGATATACTAGTAagaaaaagtttcataaaacCAAGCATTGGTGACCATTGATACTTCAATTCGCCCAAACTTTCTTATGAACAAATACCTTGAACATAACAGAGCAACAAAATCAATGACAGAACAActgaaaactaaaatataagTCATTAAACTAAGCTACCGATTTCATATCATAACAGAGCAATACcaaaatcatatcatactactgaattttattaaaatttacttcTCTTAGACATATCATCAAACACTTAACATGCATATCCAGTAAATCCATAAAAACttattcaaataattatatacaTAAATTAACAATGTAAAACTCAATTTTCAACATGATTATTGCTAACGTACACCAAACAAATTGAGTAGAACCCACTAATCggaaaaataattaacaaactaaATCATTGTAAACAGCCTCAACTTAgatcaaaaaaatttgaaaaaataagactaaattatttttacctTAACTCAGATCTACAACTTGATAAAAGCTTCAGTTTCTTTGTATGAACGAAGAAGATGAACCAGAGACCAGAGAAATTAACATGAATAACAGAGAACGATGACAAAAAAAACGAATAGAAACAGATCCTCTTTTTTCTTATCGGGATTTCAAGTTTTTTTCTGTCTATATTTTGAGGGTAAAATTGTAAATGACATATTTTTAGGTCTAAAGAATAGCAATTCTTTGATTTTTGGGGGGAATGAATATTCCACATAAACCATGGAATTGGTATTCCACAGAATATCTATTCCTCATTTAACTTTTGAACCAAAGCAAAGAATAGGGAATACATATTCTATTCCTAGTCTATTCCAttccattccatgaaccaaacaggGCCTTTGGTAGATTCGGcctaattatatattaaaacatttaaattattttaattttcatatttaattggTCGCATTCACACTTCTTTTATAGATCTACTTATAGATTTGAATCTCCTGTTAAACTCACTCTTATTTTAAAAGATCAATTTGTTTTAGTTTAGTAGAGTatcatttgaattttgaattttaaaaggaaaaatttcatcaaattcaaatttctatttaattttttcgttAATTTTATACTGTCGAATAATCGAATTGAATCAGATAAATAGCAAAGCCCACCAAGCCCTATCCAAGTTCGGCCTATGAAAGATCTAAGGCTAAATACTAATAATATTCCATTTTATGAAAACGGGAGATATGGGCTGGACCCTAAAATCCATTTTTGTGGAGTCCATTTTTACCATAATATGGGCCGGGGCCATTTCTTATAATTTCCCCCGAAATGCGTCTGCTGAGCTCAAATAAAAATACAGCAAAAGAAAGGATATAGAAATTGAGCATATTTTATCTTCTTCTCCATCTTTTTTTATGTAATGCATGTGCCCCGACTTGGCATATTCTTCCTCCTGCTTCTATACTTtttgactcatttgatatttaaacccaacattttttttatataatccaAATTCAAATTGGACCAAGTACATCCCATGTGATTCACCATTTTATGTTTTTCCCCCTTTTTTCCTTTTGCATTATAATGCATtcctttaaatttttgtaataatttaactattttttgtctgttttaattttttttttgtttaatgttTTGTTCCCCGTATAATTCattagtttaaattatttttatttattttattttattttaatcattatattttgattttttttattttattttaatgtctgaattgtaatttttttcagtAGAAacttatcattaaaaaaaatatcaagtcAATTTTAATTCGTGTGTGTACATAAAATATAGATGTTTCtgataaatatttgaaataataaacataagtttcaaaaatacaattgactttttctaaaaaaactcatttgaccaataaaattgcaaaatacttaaaaaatgaaaatacttGTTAAGATATTATCCATAAATCGATTCTAAACCAACTGGCCATCACCGATCTAAACATTACAccctaaaaattaaacaataaattcaaaaatataaacgaCCTTAACCTAAGTAAATATTTTGTTCacctaaatgttttaaacacttctttgaaaaaaaaaggagCAAATTACGCTAAGATCCCtgaaatatatcataattaacagtttgataccacttgtttcaaaagtctacttaatagtccctcagttttaattctgttaactaTTAAGTCCCTCCGTTAATTTCGACACTCATTTTCAAACGACTTGGTACCCCACTATTTCGTCCctcactttaaattttattaaacgatttgctccctcatttttaaacgatttagtacccgAGTTTCAATAcgttaaacgatttggtctCTCAAATTGACAAAAGGATCTCTCAGTTGACGAAATTAAAACCGAGTgaccattaaatagacttttaaaataaggGGTATCAGACTGTTAATTATAGTATATTTCAGAGGTCTCTGaataatttgctcaaaaaaataatatgtttattgCTTTTGACTAAACAAGTACACGTTGTCCCAAATAAAAAGTCAGCTAAATATaagtgtaattatttttatttttttaagtgtaTGATGTAATTTCCTCTAAAATGTAAGATATAATTTAGtgtaaatgataaaaaaaaatcaatttttcaacatataattaatttaattgaaaatcaCTTGGAAAACCTTCTAATgtcattaaaattataattctgtatccaaatttaaatttaatctaaaGACTATTGCTAGCTGAATTGAACATCAAACAATactcttaaaaaaattcattactGATGCATTCTTTTGGTCATCATTGTCATTCCACGTGGCACGTGCATGCGGGGTGGAACTAGGGAGGGTTGAGGAGGGTCGGCTTGTTCgggaaataataaaaaaacagatttttaggtattttttaAGGGCGATTATAACCGTCCTTAAAAACCGCCCATAAATGTGTTAAGAGCGGTTTTTCTTTGTAATTGCCCATATAACTGCAAATTAATACAACTATATCGTTTTTACAGccgtttgatatttttaaatagtaCAACGTAAAAATTTCGACACTTCTTAGTTGGAGTCCTTGTTCTGCCGCTACGTGCACATTCTATAACCAAAAATCTAGTAACATGTATCACAAACTTTTGAATACACTCACACGAAAATTGTTGTATAAGCGGGTTATATACGAACATTTACGCGATTGATGACGTGTATTAATTATCACGTGACCGCATGATGTCTAATCCGATGTGGCAATGCCGAATGAACTATTGTACAGTTACTAGGAGGGCAATATGGGGAAGGAAGAAAAAAAGGCTATCGTTTAGATGAACGTTGTTTATATGAGGTGGTAGACACGTGTCATGCTCACAGCCCAAAATGATCTCGTCTAGCTGGCAACCTTGTACCGACACGACGGTGATTGTAATCAACGTGCGTTGACAGTGACTTTAGGCTCCAATTGTACGCGCTAGTACGTACCATAAACACGCTGTAGAAACAAAAACCATGGTTGAATAATACTCTTAAATTATGGTCACATTATTAAAACTATTCCATTTTTTCTAAcacctaaaaaaataaaaattatgttacacacacacatatatatatatatagagaattaatgttataaaaatacattaattttATGCACGGTGTTGAGATgcccattggtgtaatttgctgaggtggaagtcattttaatcaataaatgagtgtcacctcaacACCTTGTTCATTAGAGAAATTCTTATATAAACTCAGTCTACTACGTCATTCGTAGATTAAACCTgccacattatgacacgtcattaaaatagtggcactatcgtaatattactattcgaAGGTGtaaaaaacataataaacaaaattatgatagtgtcactattttaatgacgtgtcaaaaTGTGATAGGCTAGTTCATgaatgacgtgatagactgagtctacttaaaaatctctcGATATCATTATTCATTAGTCAATTTATATCCAAATTAACCTCgttgtaatttaaaaataccTAAATATAACTGAATTTTTAAAACTCTTATTTCTAACTAGAATGATTTCATTAatcaaaattaactaaaaataaatcagaattattttaattattaattaattaaactaatcaaaattataaatcgaatttaactaaaataaattggcTAAAACAGTTCATTTAAAGAATGTGATGGTGCAAAATAAAGGATGTGATAGTGCAAAATGTAAATGCATGATTCAAGAATGGTCACAATCGAAATATATGCAAGTTATTTGTTgagattcttttttttttcgtttgctTTATAATTTAgatgcattttattttttttgctttAGACATAGATGGCCTGAGTTacgcttaaattaataaatccaTTTCCAACCGCTCATTTTAGCTGTTCCGTCGTGGATAGTCTccgattattttttatttttcttaattttatctttttttcttttgtttgctATTTTTAACGCTCATAAAAATTATTGATCTCATAACTTTAACAGAATTTGTATAATGACATATGCCACTGTAGCATTAGCTCAttgatttcttttaaaattatttaatgtgaATACAAATGCAGCATACATATGAGAGGGATATATAAgactta is part of the Mercurialis annua linkage group LG3, ddMerAnnu1.2, whole genome shotgun sequence genome and encodes:
- the LOC126675560 gene encoding protein ALP1-like, encoding MSRLSLLRNKEKRKKTVAILTVWLQMNVIANWFLTMAGVALSSHRIKPKVTYEVSSYLKREYIRRLVHNKDTTCTSELRMNRRAFYKLCEMLENIGGLKPTRFMLVDEQVGLFLHILSHHQKNRTILTNFQRSGETVSRCFHKVLDATMRLQGHLFKKPKPVLENCDDERWKWFKNCLGALDGTYIKIKVLAVDRNRYRSRKGDIATNVLGACTSDMQFTYVLPGWEGSAADGRVLRDAISRRNGLKVPHGCYYLVDAGYANSEGFLAPFRGQRYHLSEWREGRYARSAEEFYNMKHSAARNVIERCFGVLKLRWGILRCASHYPARTHNRIIIACCLLHNFIRMEHEFDPFEAEINETSDNNVIEDDPIIAIEPSEAWTTMRMELANEMFNTWKASRN